The DNA sequence GTCAGCCAGATCGCCCAGGCCGAGCCCACCGAGGAGGAGCTGCAGGCCAGCTATGACCGCCTGTTCGCCGATGCGGGCAGCGTGACGGAATACAACGCCGCCCATATCCTGGTCGACAGCCAGGAGAAGGCCGCCGAACTGAAGGCCGAGGTCGATGGCGGCGCCGATTTCGGCACCGTGGCCGAGGCGAACTCGACCGGGCCGTCGGGTCCGAACAAAGGCGACCTGGGCTGGTTCGCCGCCGACCAGATGGTGCCGCCCTTTGCCGAGGCCGTCGCCGCGCTGGAGCCGGGCCAGGTCAGCGACCCGGTCGAGACCGAATTCGGCTGGCACGTCATCAAGCTGAACGAGACCCGCCTGCGCGAGGCGCCCCCGCTGGCCGAGGTCCGTGACCAGATCAGCCAGATGGTCCTGCGCGAGAAGGTCGAGGCCCAGATCCAGAGCCTGGTGACCGCCGCCGACGTCAAGAAGACCGAAGGTCTGGACCCCGCCCAGCTGAACGCCACCGACCTGCTGGAGGCCGAGTGATGGGAAAGGCGGGTCTGCCTGTCTCGCCTCTGGCACCTGCGCGGTTTCCTGACCTGCCGGTGATCGCGGGCGTCGATTTCGCCAGCGCCGCCGCCGGGATCAAGTACCAGGGCCGCAGCGACGTCACGCTGATCCGCATCGCGCCGGGCAGCACTGTGGCCGGGGCCTTCACCCGGTCGTCCACGCGCGCCGCGTGCATCCTGGACAACCAGGCCAAGCTGGCGCAGGGGGGCGATGCGCCTGACGGCGCGGCGATCCTGATCAATTCCGGCAACGCCAATGCCTTCACCGGCGCGCGCGGCCAGCAGTCGGTCGATGCCGTCTGCGCGGCCGTGGCGGGTGCGCTTGACCTGCCGCAGGGGCGGGTCTTCACCTCGTCGACCGGCGTGATCGGAGAGCCGCTGCCGCACGAGCGGATCGTGGCCATCGTGGGCGATCTGGCACGTGATCTGGATGCGGGCGGGGTCGCCGATGCGGCGCGTGCGATCATGACCACCGACACCTTTCCCAAGGGCGCGTCCGCGATCCTGGCGGACGGCACCCGCATCGCGGGCATCGCCAAGGGTTCTGGGATGATCGCGCCCGACATGGCGACGATGCTGGTCTATCTGTTCACCGATGCCACGGTGCCTGCAGCCGTGCTGCAGCAGGCACTGTCCTCCGGGCTGGACGCGACCTTCAACGCGATCACCGTGGACAGCGACACGTCCACGTCCGACGCGCTGATCCTGGCCGCGACGGGGCAGGGGGCGGGCGCGCCCATCACCGATCTGGACAGCGATGCGGGGCGCGACTTCGTGACCGCGCTGCACGGCGTCATGCGCGATCTGGCCCATCAGGTCGTCCGCGACGGCGAGGGTGCGACCAAGTTCGTCGAGATCGCCGTGACGGGCGCCGCGGATGCGGCCGACGCGCATCGCGTGGCCATGGCCATCGCCAATTCGCCGCTGGTCAAGACCGCCATCGCCGGACAGGACGCGAACTGGGGCCGCATCGTGGCTGCGGTGGGAAAGTCGGGCGCGCGCGCCGACCGTGACCGCCTGTGCATCGCGTTCGGGGACATGGTCGTGGCCCGCGACGGCTGGCGCGATCCCGACTATGACGAAGCCGCCGCCAGTGCCTACATGCGCAACCAGGACCTGCGGATCGCGGTCGATCTGGGCCTGGGCGACGCGGCGCGGACGGTCTGGACCTGCGATCTGACGCACGGCTATATCGACATCAACGCGGATTACCGGTCGTGAAGACCGTCCTGGTGTCCGCGGTGGCACTGATCGATCCCGACGGGCGTGTGCTTCTGGCACAGCGCCCGCCGGGCAAGTCCATGGCGGGCCTGTGGGAATTCCCCGGCGGTAAGGTCGAACCCGGAGAGACCCCCGAGGCCGCCCTGATCCGCGAGCTGGAGGAGGAGCTGGGCATCCAGACCTGGAACAGCTGCTTGGCACCGCTGACCTTTGCCAGCCACGCCTATGACATGTTCCACCTGCTGATGCCGCTGTTCGCCTGCCGCCGCTGGCAAGGAATCGTCCAGCCGCGCGAAGGGCAGCAGCTGGCTTGGGTCCGGGCGCGCGATTTGCGCGATTACCCCATGCCGGCGGCAGACATTCCCCTCATCCCGGCCCTGCAGATGTGGCTATAGTGTCGCAAATTTGAGTGATCCGATTGCATTGTTGCTGAAAAAAGTCGTAGATGATCAAGTTGCGAACGATTTTTTAACCATTTCATGACTAACTTTGTTTAGGGCACAGAGGAGGCTTGACATGATTCGCACTATTTCCGTCGGCAGCTACATCTCGATCCAGGGTCTATTCGAAGGCTCGACCGCGGATGGGAACATCCTGGTCCGCGTCGGCAACCGCACCTTCGAGGGCAAGCCGGTCGGCCACTGACCGTTCCGGCGCACGGGGGAGCGTAGCGCCAAGGGAACCGCATGAACACCAAGGGGGTGATCCGAAAGGGTCACCCCCTTTTCCGTTCCATCCTGCCGGACCCTGGAACGCAAAAAGCCGGGCGATCGTATCGCCCGGCTTTCGCATGTCGCAGACGGTCGCTTACAGCGAGCGTTCGACCTCTTCGCGTTCAAAGATCTCAATGACATCGCCAGGGCGGATGTCGTCATAGTTCTCGAAGGCCATGCCGCATTCCTGACCGGACTGCACTTCCTTGACCTCGTCCTTGAAGCGCTTGAGCGTCTTCAGCGTGCCTTCGTGGATCACCACGTTGTCGCGCAGCAGGCGCACGCCGGCCGAACGACGGGCTACGCCCTCGGTCACCAGACAGCCGGCGACGTTGCCGACGCCCGTGACGCGGAACACTTCCTTGATGGTCGCGTAACCGATGAAATTCTCGCGAATCTCGTTGGACAGCATGCCCGAAGCGGCGGCCTTGATGTCGTCCAGCAGGTTGTAGATGATCGAGTAGTAGCGGATCTCGACACCCTTCTGGTTCGCGGCGTTGCGAGCCGGAGCGTTGGCCCGGACGTTGAAGCCGATGACCGGAGCACCCGACGCCTCGGCCAGGCCGATGTCGGATTCGGTGATCGCACCCACGCCGTAATGCAGCACGCGGACGCGGACCTCGTCGTTGCCGACCTTTTCCAGGGCCTGCACGATGGCCTCGGCCGAACCCTGCACGTCGGCCTTGAGGACGACCGCCAGTTCGGACACGTTCACGTCCGCCTTGGCCTTGGCCATCATC is a window from the Paracoccus marcusii genome containing:
- a CDS encoding peptidylprolyl isomerase, with the protein product MTRSTLLAAAVLAALSAPALAQDADADQVVATVNGQEITLGQMIVMKQSIQDPAMAEMPDQALWDVMLDQLIRQTAVAESAEDTAGVRAQLELQRRNTLASAAVSQIAQAEPTEEELQASYDRLFADAGSVTEYNAAHILVDSQEKAAELKAEVDGGADFGTVAEANSTGPSGPNKGDLGWFAADQMVPPFAEAVAALEPGQVSDPVETEFGWHVIKLNETRLREAPPLAEVRDQISQMVLREKVEAQIQSLVTAADVKKTEGLDPAQLNATDLLEAE
- the argJ gene encoding bifunctional glutamate N-acetyltransferase/amino-acid acetyltransferase ArgJ; amino-acid sequence: MGKAGLPVSPLAPARFPDLPVIAGVDFASAAAGIKYQGRSDVTLIRIAPGSTVAGAFTRSSTRAACILDNQAKLAQGGDAPDGAAILINSGNANAFTGARGQQSVDAVCAAVAGALDLPQGRVFTSSTGVIGEPLPHERIVAIVGDLARDLDAGGVADAARAIMTTDTFPKGASAILADGTRIAGIAKGSGMIAPDMATMLVYLFTDATVPAAVLQQALSSGLDATFNAITVDSDTSTSDALILAATGQGAGAPITDLDSDAGRDFVTALHGVMRDLAHQVVRDGEGATKFVEIAVTGAADAADAHRVAMAIANSPLVKTAIAGQDANWGRIVAAVGKSGARADRDRLCIAFGDMVVARDGWRDPDYDEAAASAYMRNQDLRIAVDLGLGDAARTVWTCDLTHGYIDINADYRS
- a CDS encoding (deoxy)nucleoside triphosphate pyrophosphohydrolase, whose protein sequence is MKTVLVSAVALIDPDGRVLLAQRPPGKSMAGLWEFPGGKVEPGETPEAALIRELEEELGIQTWNSCLAPLTFASHAYDMFHLLMPLFACRRWQGIVQPREGQQLAWVRARDLRDYPMPAADIPLIPALQMWL